A part of Anolis sagrei isolate rAnoSag1 chromosome 3, rAnoSag1.mat, whole genome shotgun sequence genomic DNA contains:
- the SMIM11 gene encoding small integral membrane protein 11 yields MWLLNWKALENFPLLMYILAAKTLILCLAFAGVKIYQRKRLEEKMKKEEEERLKKAGKKEN; encoded by the exons ATGTGGCTGTTGAATTGGAAG gcGCTGGAAAACTTTCCATTGCTGATGTACATTTTAGCTGCCAAAACATTAATTCTTTGCTTAGCGTTTGCTGGGGTAAAAATATACCAGAGGAAAAGGctagaagaaaaaatgaaaaaagaagaggaggaaaggctgAAAAAAGCAGGCAAGAAAGAAAACTGA